One Cervus canadensis isolate Bull #8, Minnesota chromosome 13, ASM1932006v1, whole genome shotgun sequence DNA segment encodes these proteins:
- the CCDC27 gene encoding coiled-coil domain-containing protein 27: protein MLPIRASGPKKKSLVPNLIEKGLIVLRKVASRDEQAPEWKFSQQQRSHSKSAQAICHYYKKLRDFNQDASPQDSGFMSEMEELRRQFLKRPGCPQFSTRSTSISHYGSAMTLSLPEDTGVSPETWKGAENLLSSQQGLDVKVDGRLLPLSKSACEFNYLRKKSESQVLSPTSSSPDLGQSYPRKRVPWYISVIHEKEVQRLSEMEAQVQKRQEEILALQEEREALRKQLKCLLKSKSLEAVPSHVLQEWPSEFVPKLQGRQSTLRTFRDEEDAEHWRQLQEECDRGKELEGGDYEEEEHPEGQAKRAADKGARARASRRETLQENRSEEEAVEEEDKEEVIELDEEKELQEEEAMARRRGGFVDDTFEEELMAQLEEYEQVIQEFQFQLEITRTRYSLATGAIKSLQRQVEFQESQLLKINTENEMLQKELRERKKQLQAMSDKFSNLREDKKYQETMGLIENDNLLLRQQVSELESELAKREKTILELEAKVNQLQDQVNQSQNHLQRWKQLQEEMQNKNEMIQHAEQQAREALEYTQARLERLRNKIIQATFNTIGIKNLATEISDNDILEGLQRIISDRIDYYNQLKQKGVKVPPLQQMEILSSPNKSKKISSKEAQLRP from the exons ATGTTACCCATCAGAGCCAGCGGGCCCAAGAAAAAAAGCCTGGTGCCCAACTTGATAGAAAAGGGCCTGATTGTCCTCCGGAAGGTGGCCAGCCGGGACGAACAGGCCCCAGAATGGAAATTCAGCCAACAGCAGCGCTCCCACAGCAAGTCGGCTCAGGCCATCTGCCACTACTACAAGAAGCTG AGAGACTTCAACCAGGACGCCAGCCCCCAGGACAGCGGCTTCATGTCCGAAATGGAGGAGCTTCGGCGCCAGTTCCTCAAGCGTCCCGGCTGCCCGCAGTTCAGCACCAGGTCCACATCCATAAGCCACTATG GTTCAGCCATGACCCTCTCTCTGCCTGAAGACACAGGTGTCAGCCCTGAGACCTGGAAGGGGGCCGAGAACCTGCTCTCCAGCCAGCAAGGCTTGGACGTGAAGGTGGACG GCCGCCTCCTTCCCCTTAGCAAGAGTGCCTGTGAATTCAACTACCTGCGGAAGAAGAGCGAGTCCCAGGTGCTGAGCCCGACCTCCAGCAGCCCCGATCTGGGGCAGAGCTACCCGAGGAAGCGGGTACCCTGGTACATCTCCGTCATCCATGAGAAG GAAGTCCAACGCCTCTCGGAGATGGAAGCGCAGGTTcagaagagacaggaagagaTCCTGGCTctccaggaggagagggaggccctGAGGAAGCAGCTGAAATGCCTCCTGAAGAGCAAGAGCCTGGAGGCCGTGCCCAGCCATGTCTTGCAG GAGTGGCCGTCAGAGTTTGTGCCAAAGCTGCAGGGGAGACAGAGCACCCTCAGAACCTTCCGAGATGAGGAGGACGCGGAGCACTGGCGGCAG ctgcagGAAGAGTGCGACAGAGGCAAGGAGCTGGAAGGAGGCGACTACGAGGAGGAAGAGCATCCGGAAGGGCAGGCCAAGAGGGCAGCGGACAAGGGGGCGAGGGCTAGAGCCAGCAGGAGGGAAACTCTACAGGAGAACAGAAGCGAGGAGGAGGCA GTGGAGGAAGAGGACAAGGAGGAGGTGATAGAGCTGGATGAGGAGAAGGagctgcaggaggaggaggccatGGCCAGGAGGCGGGGCGGCTTCGTGGACGACACCTTTGAGGAGGAGCTGATGGCCCAGCTGGAGGAGTACGAGCAGGTGATCCAGGAGTTCCAGTTCCAGCTTGAGATCACCAGGACCAGATACTCCCTGGCAACAG GAGCCATCAAGTCTTTACAGCGACAGGTGGAATTCCAAGAGTCGCAATTGCTGAAAATCAACACGGAGAATGAGATGCTGCAGAAGGAGCTGCGAGAGCGGAAGAAACAGCTGCAGGCCATGTCTGACAAG TTCTCCAACCTCCGGGAAGACAAGAAGTACCAGGAGACGATGGGCCTCATCGAGAACGACAACCTCCTCCTCAGACAG caaGTGTCGGAGCTGGAGAGTGAACTGGCCAAGAGGGAAAAGACCATCTTGGAGCTGGAGGCCAAGGTCAACCAGCTGCAGGACCAGGTGAATCAGAGCCAGAACCACCTGCAGAGGTGGAAGCAGCTCCAGGAGGAGATGCAGAACAAGAATGAGATGATCCAGCATGCAGAGCAGCAGGCCCGCGAGGCCCTGGAATATACCCAGGCCAGG CTTGAAAGACTGAGGAACAAGATCATCCAGGCCACCTTCAACACCATAGGGATCAAGAACTTGGCCACTGAGATCTCTGACAATGACATCCTGGAAGGCTTGCAG AGGATCATCTCAGACAGAATAGACTACTACAACCAGCTGAAACAGAAGGGGGTCAAGGTGCCCCCCCTGCAGCAGATGGAGATCTTATCCTCACCCAACAAGTCCAAGAAGATAAGCTCCAAGGAGGCCCAGCTCAGACCCTAG